A part of Amycolatopsis lurida genomic DNA contains:
- a CDS encoding acyl carrier protein, which produces MADNAEILAGLAEIVEEVAGVAQDDVTAEKSFVDDLDIDSLSMVEIAVQAEDKFGVKIPDDELANLKTVGDAVNYVSANSK; this is translated from the coding sequence GTGGCAGACAACGCAGAGATCCTCGCCGGCCTCGCCGAGATCGTCGAAGAGGTCGCCGGTGTGGCGCAGGACGACGTGACCGCCGAGAAGTCCTTCGTGGACGACCTCGACATCGACTCGCTGTCCATGGTGGAGATCGCTGTCCAGGCCGAGGACAAGTTCGGCGTCAAGATCCCGGACGACGAGCTGGCGAACCTGAAGACCGTTGGCGACGCGGTGAACTACGTGTCGGCCAACTCCAAGTAA
- a CDS encoding beta-ketoacyl-[acyl-carrier-protein] synthase family protein → MSNIDVVITGMGATTPLGGDVASTWDGLLAGASGIRRIEADWVDELELPVKIGAMLAVDPSEVLPRVQARRLDRCEQVALIAARQAWADAGFEQPTDEHQDVEPERLGVTIGTGVGGPVTLISQNDLLHKQGLRKVSPLTVPMLMPNGPAAHVGIDLKARAGVHSPASACASGAEGIAAGYEMIRSGRADVVVAGGAESCIHPITLAGFAQARTVSTRNDDPTKASRPFDVNRDGFVLGEGSGVVILERADRAKARNARIYAQLSGYGITSDAYHITGNHPEGVGQIAAMRQAMTMAGVSPADVGHVNAHATSTVVGDVGEAAAIRKAIGEHVVVTAPKGALGHLVGGAGAVEGIATILAIYHGLIPATLNLEDLDPKVQLDVVSGEARKVELGAAISNSFGFGGHNTALLFTPAA, encoded by the coding sequence ATGAGCAACATCGACGTCGTGATCACCGGGATGGGCGCGACCACGCCGCTCGGCGGGGACGTCGCGTCCACGTGGGACGGCCTGCTCGCCGGGGCGAGCGGGATCCGCCGTATCGAAGCCGACTGGGTCGACGAACTCGAACTGCCGGTGAAGATCGGCGCCATGCTCGCCGTCGACCCGTCCGAGGTCCTGCCGCGGGTCCAGGCCCGGCGGCTGGACCGCTGTGAGCAGGTGGCGCTCATCGCCGCCCGGCAGGCCTGGGCGGACGCGGGCTTCGAGCAGCCGACCGACGAGCATCAGGATGTGGAACCCGAGCGCCTCGGGGTGACCATCGGTACCGGTGTCGGCGGTCCGGTCACCCTGATCTCCCAGAACGACCTTCTGCACAAGCAGGGACTCCGCAAGGTCTCCCCGCTGACCGTGCCGATGCTGATGCCGAACGGCCCCGCCGCTCACGTCGGGATCGACTTGAAGGCGCGTGCCGGCGTGCACTCGCCCGCGTCGGCCTGCGCGTCGGGCGCGGAAGGCATCGCCGCCGGTTACGAGATGATCCGCTCGGGCCGGGCCGACGTCGTGGTCGCCGGTGGTGCCGAATCGTGCATCCACCCGATCACCCTCGCCGGTTTCGCGCAGGCGCGGACGGTGTCCACCCGCAACGACGACCCGACGAAGGCGTCCAGGCCGTTCGACGTGAACCGTGACGGTTTCGTCCTCGGCGAGGGCTCCGGCGTCGTGATCCTCGAGCGGGCGGACCGCGCCAAGGCCCGCAACGCGCGGATCTACGCGCAGCTGAGCGGGTACGGGATCACTTCGGACGCGTACCACATCACGGGCAACCACCCGGAGGGCGTCGGACAGATCGCCGCCATGCGGCAGGCGATGACGATGGCCGGGGTCTCCCCTGCCGACGTCGGCCACGTCAACGCGCACGCGACCTCGACGGTCGTCGGCGACGTCGGCGAGGCCGCGGCGATCCGCAAGGCCATCGGTGAGCACGTCGTGGTGACCGCTCCCAAGGGCGCGCTCGGCCACCTGGTCGGCGGTGCGGGCGCGGTCGAGGGCATCGCCACGATCCTGGCGATCTACCACGGCCTCATCCCGGCGACGCTGAACCTCGAAGATCTGGACCCGAAGGTGCAGCTCGACGTCGTCTCCGGCGAGGCGCGCAAGGTCGAGCTGGGCGCGGCGATCAGCAACTCGTTCGGTTTCGGCGGGCACAACACGGCGCTGCTGTTCACCCCGGCGGCCTGA
- a CDS encoding DUF3052 domain-containing protein, producing MVAAGDADQSSVAERLGIKPDMVVQEIGWDEDVDDDLRAAIEEQIGGDILDEDADEVIDVVLLWWREDDGDLGDTLIEVRTPLNENGVIWVLTPKTGQPGHVEPSEIAEAVPQVGLAQTANISAGPKWAGTRLVSPKSSKTKR from the coding sequence GTGGTCGCCGCGGGAGACGCTGATCAGAGCAGCGTCGCCGAAAGGCTCGGGATCAAGCCGGACATGGTGGTCCAGGAGATCGGCTGGGACGAGGACGTCGACGACGACCTTCGTGCGGCGATCGAGGAACAGATCGGCGGCGACATCCTCGACGAGGACGCCGACGAGGTCATCGACGTGGTGCTGCTGTGGTGGCGCGAAGACGACGGTGATCTCGGTGACACGCTGATCGAGGTCCGGACCCCCCTGAACGAGAACGGCGTGATCTGGGTGCTGACCCCCAAGACGGGCCAGCCCGGGCATGTCGAGCCGAGTGAGATCGCCGAAGCGGTGCCGCAGGTCGGGCTGGCGCAGACGGCCAACATCAGCGCCGGTCCCAAGTGGGCGGGCACGCGGCTGGTTTCGCCGAAGTCGTCCAAGACCAAGCGGTGA
- a CDS encoding ACP S-malonyltransferase has protein sequence MTVAVLAPGQGSQAPGMLSPWLELDGARARVEAWSERAGLDLVRLGTEADAEEIQDTAITQPLIVALSLLAFEHLQREAPVAADAPVAGHSVGELAAAAVAGVLSPEDAVALAAVRGAEMAKACALEPTSMAAVMLGDPEQVVAWLEGHGLAAANRNGAGQIVASGAAEAIEKIVAEPLEGTKVRALKVAGAFHTSYMAPAREALAAHAAKITPADPTRPLLSNADGQVVTSGAEYLDRLVKQVTSPVRWDLTMDGLVSAGVTSTLELPPAGTLTGLVKRQLKGTVTTTIALKTPAELAKLQGQEDAS, from the coding sequence GTGACAGTTGCAGTCCTCGCCCCCGGTCAGGGTTCCCAAGCCCCAGGCATGCTCTCCCCTTGGCTCGAGCTCGACGGCGCCCGCGCGCGCGTCGAAGCCTGGTCCGAGCGAGCCGGTCTCGACCTCGTCCGCCTCGGCACCGAAGCGGACGCCGAAGAGATCCAGGACACCGCGATCACGCAGCCGCTGATCGTGGCGCTGTCACTGCTGGCGTTCGAGCACCTTCAGCGTGAGGCCCCGGTCGCCGCGGACGCGCCGGTCGCCGGTCACTCCGTCGGCGAGCTGGCGGCCGCCGCCGTCGCCGGGGTGCTGAGCCCCGAAGACGCCGTCGCGCTGGCCGCCGTCCGCGGCGCGGAAATGGCGAAGGCCTGCGCGCTGGAGCCCACGAGCATGGCCGCGGTCATGCTCGGCGACCCGGAGCAGGTCGTCGCGTGGCTCGAGGGCCACGGGCTCGCCGCGGCGAACCGCAACGGTGCCGGTCAGATCGTCGCCTCCGGTGCCGCCGAAGCGATCGAGAAGATCGTCGCCGAGCCGCTCGAGGGGACGAAGGTCCGCGCGCTCAAGGTCGCGGGCGCGTTCCACACCTCCTACATGGCACCCGCGCGTGAAGCGCTGGCGGCCCACGCTGCGAAGATCACCCCGGCGGACCCGACGCGTCCGCTGCTGTCGAACGCCGACGGCCAGGTCGTCACCAGCGGGGCCGAATACCTCGACCGGCTGGTCAAGCAGGTCACGAGCCCGGTGCGCTGGGACCTGACCATGGACGGTCTGGTCTCCGCGGGTGTCACCTCGACGCTCGAACTTCCGCCGGCGGGCACGCTGACCGGGCTGGTCAAGCGGCAGCTCAAGGGAACCGTGACCACCACGATCGCTCTGAAGACGCCGGCCGAGCTGGCGAAGCTTCAGGGGCAGGAGGACGCTTCGTGA
- a CDS encoding nicotinamide mononucleotide transporter family protein, which yields MDFLLHNGVTVLGQWISFAELAGQIFALAVVFLAQRRTLWTWPVQVGATVLLFSVYLSAHLGGLATRQIAILAISIYGWWAWSRRSDPVYGVVVRKGRLGERLAMIGAFAIGTTAMALVLDALNASWAPWPDAAIFVGTLVAFAAQGAGLVEFWLVWLVVDAIGVPLQLSSGLYFSAAVYIVFAGLVVHGWWSWNRTAKQVRTAPAGVTSASV from the coding sequence GTGGACTTCCTGCTGCACAACGGTGTCACGGTGCTCGGACAGTGGATTTCCTTCGCCGAGCTGGCGGGGCAGATCTTCGCGCTGGCCGTGGTCTTTTTGGCCCAACGCCGCACGTTGTGGACGTGGCCGGTGCAGGTCGGAGCCACCGTGCTGTTGTTCTCGGTCTACCTCTCCGCGCATCTCGGCGGCCTCGCGACCAGGCAGATCGCGATCCTCGCCATCTCGATCTACGGCTGGTGGGCCTGGTCCCGCCGCAGCGACCCGGTCTACGGCGTCGTCGTCCGCAAGGGCAGGCTCGGCGAGCGCCTGGCGATGATCGGCGCGTTCGCGATCGGCACCACCGCGATGGCGCTGGTCCTCGACGCGCTGAACGCCTCGTGGGCGCCATGGCCGGACGCCGCGATCTTCGTCGGCACGCTGGTCGCCTTCGCCGCGCAGGGCGCGGGTCTCGTCGAGTTCTGGCTGGTGTGGCTGGTCGTCGACGCGATCGGCGTGCCGCTTCAGCTCTCGTCGGGCCTGTACTTCTCGGCGGCGGTCTACATCGTGTTCGCCGGGCTGGTCGTGCACGGCTGGTGGAGCTGGAACCGCACCGCGAAGCAGGTTCGCACCGCTCCCGCCGGGGTCACCTCGGCCTCCGTCTGA
- a CDS encoding alpha-hydroxy acid oxidase: MTKRRLPKPSELKQILRPKPIVLNPTDRRLAGAHTIADLRMLARKRTPRAAFDYTDGAAELEDSLRRARQAFRSVEFHPNVLRGVSDVDTGKEILGKRSELPFAFAPTGFTRMMNHEGESAVARVAQRNGIPMGLSTMATTSIEDLAAAAPEARKWFQLYVWRDHKAGEDLMNRAWAAGFDTLMLTVDTPVAGARLRDVRNGLTIPPALTLKTFVDGAMHPAWWFNLLTTEPLTFASLSQFDGTVAELLNQLFDPTLNFDDLDWVRQTWPGKLVVKGIQNVDDARDVVKHGADAVLLSNHGGRQLDRAPTPIELLPAVLDEIQGDAEVWVDTGILSGGDIVAAIARGADAVLIGRAFLYGLMAGGERGVQRCVDILRAEMVRTMQLLGVRTLADLKPSHATMR; this comes from the coding sequence GTGACCAAGCGTCGACTGCCGAAGCCGAGTGAGCTGAAGCAGATCCTGCGGCCGAAGCCGATCGTGCTCAACCCGACCGACCGGCGGCTGGCTGGCGCGCACACGATCGCCGACCTGCGGATGCTCGCCCGCAAGCGCACGCCGCGGGCGGCGTTCGACTACACCGACGGCGCCGCGGAGCTGGAAGACAGCCTCCGCCGCGCCCGGCAAGCCTTCCGCAGCGTGGAATTCCACCCCAACGTCCTGCGCGGCGTGTCCGATGTGGACACCGGCAAGGAGATCCTCGGCAAACGTTCGGAGCTGCCGTTCGCGTTCGCGCCGACCGGGTTCACCCGCATGATGAACCACGAGGGCGAGTCCGCGGTGGCCCGTGTCGCGCAGCGCAACGGCATCCCGATGGGCCTGTCGACGATGGCGACGACGTCGATCGAAGATCTCGCCGCGGCCGCCCCGGAGGCCCGCAAGTGGTTCCAGCTCTACGTCTGGCGTGACCACAAGGCGGGCGAAGATCTGATGAATCGCGCGTGGGCCGCCGGGTTCGACACGCTCATGCTGACGGTCGACACCCCGGTCGCCGGCGCGCGGCTGCGCGACGTCCGCAACGGGCTGACCATCCCGCCCGCGCTCACCCTCAAGACCTTCGTCGACGGCGCGATGCACCCCGCGTGGTGGTTCAACCTGCTGACCACCGAGCCGCTGACCTTCGCGTCGCTGAGCCAGTTCGACGGGACGGTCGCCGAACTGCTCAACCAGCTCTTCGACCCGACCCTGAACTTCGACGACCTCGACTGGGTCCGCCAGACCTGGCCCGGCAAGCTCGTGGTGAAGGGGATCCAGAACGTCGACGACGCGCGGGACGTGGTCAAGCACGGCGCCGACGCGGTGCTGCTGTCCAACCACGGCGGCCGTCAGCTGGACCGCGCGCCGACCCCGATCGAACTGCTCCCGGCGGTGCTCGACGAGATCCAGGGCGACGCCGAGGTGTGGGTCGACACCGGCATCCTCTCCGGCGGCGACATCGTGGCCGCGATCGCGCGCGGCGCGGACGCGGTGCTCATCGGGCGCGCGTTCCTCTACGGCCTGATGGCAGGCGGCGAGCGCGGGGTTCAGCGGTGCGTGGACATCCTGCGCGCCGAGATGGTCCGGACGATGCAGCTGCTGGGCGTCCGCACCCTCGCCGACCTCAAGCCCTCCCACGCCACCATGCGCTGA
- a CDS encoding mechanosensitive ion channel family protein: protein MGEQLKDGLGQAWNLVATFVPKLLGFLIILLIGWLIAKAVSKALGLVLSKIGFGKLIEKTGLTGTLKQANVDAGGILVKLVYYFILLIALQLAFGVFGESNPVSALLNDIIAFLPRILVALVLVIVAAAVAKVVRDLVTGALSTRPAGRLLGTIAYWMIMAFGIIAALGQVNIATAVTGPVLVAVLATIGGVIVVGFGGGLIKPAQDRWQGWLANLQGQLEAGDGKQAVRSEPPTSPVGIGRVDS, encoded by the coding sequence GTGGGCGAGCAGCTGAAAGACGGTCTGGGACAAGCATGGAACCTTGTCGCCACCTTCGTGCCGAAATTGCTCGGTTTCCTGATCATCCTGCTGATCGGCTGGCTGATCGCGAAAGCCGTGTCGAAGGCATTGGGACTGGTTCTGTCGAAGATCGGTTTCGGCAAGCTCATCGAGAAGACCGGACTCACCGGAACGCTCAAACAGGCGAATGTCGACGCGGGCGGGATCCTCGTCAAACTCGTGTACTACTTCATTCTCCTGATCGCGTTGCAGCTCGCGTTCGGCGTATTCGGTGAGAGCAATCCGGTCAGTGCGCTGCTCAACGACATCATCGCGTTCCTGCCGCGGATCCTGGTGGCGCTGGTGCTGGTGATCGTCGCGGCCGCGGTCGCGAAGGTCGTCCGCGACCTGGTGACCGGGGCGCTGTCCACCAGGCCCGCCGGACGGCTGCTCGGCACGATCGCCTACTGGATGATCATGGCGTTCGGCATCATCGCGGCACTCGGCCAGGTGAACATCGCGACGGCCGTGACGGGTCCGGTTCTGGTGGCCGTGCTCGCCACCATCGGCGGTGTGATCGTCGTCGGCTTCGGCGGCGGCCTGATCAAGCCGGCGCAGGACCGCTGGCAGGGCTGGCTGGCCAACCTGCAGGGCCAGTTGGAGGCCGGAGACGGCAAGCAGGCGGTCCGTTCGGAGCCGCCGACTTCGCCCGTGGGCATCGGTCGCGTAGATTCCTGA
- the aceE gene encoding pyruvate dehydrogenase (acetyl-transferring), homodimeric type, whose protein sequence is MAPQNDGASGKETPARVRVIRDGLAAHLPDIDPEETAEWLDSFDEALARGGQQRARYLMLRILERARERHVGVPALTSTDYVNTIPTENEPWFPGDEEIERRYRAYIRWNAAIMVHRAQRPGVGVGGHISTYGSSAALYEVGFNHFFRGKDHSGGGDQIFIQGHASPGIYARAFLEGRLTENQLDGFRQEFSHAGEGGGLPSYPHPRLMPEFWENPTVSMGLGPMNAIYQARFNRYLRDRGIKDTSDQHVWAFLGDGEMDEPESRGLIHVAAGEGLDNLTFVINCNLQRLDGPVRGNGKIIQELESYFRGAGWNVIKVIWGREWDSLLHADRDGALVNLMNTTPDGDFQTYKANDGAFVREHFFGRDPRTKELVKDLTDADVWNLKRGGHDYRKVYAAYKSALEHHGQPTVILAHTIKGYGLGPSFEGRNATHQMKKLTLDDLKLFRDAQRIPISDEELERDPKLPPYYHPGKESPEIEYMIGRRKALGGFLPERRPKASKALVLPGDKVYEGIRKGSGKQEVATTMAFVRLVRELAKDSEIGKRIVPIIPDEARTFGLDSMFPTAKIYNPHGQTYTSVDASLMLAYKESEKGVILHEGINEAGSTASFTAVGTSYATHGEPMIPIYIFYSMFGFQRTGDGLYAAADQMARGFVLGATAGRTTLTGEGLQHADGHSLLLAATNPAVVAYDAAWSFEIAHIVRDGLRRMYGETGPDGNGENIFYYMTIYNEPYQQPAEPENLDVDGLLKGLYKYADAPSGEGPEAQILVSGVTMPDALRAQQMLAEEWGVRAAVWSATSWTELRREAVEADHDNLLHPGDSPRVPYITQKLSGANGPVVAVSDWMRAVPDLIRPWVPNDMLTLGTDGFGFSDTRPAARRKFLVDAQSIVVGTLSALAKRGEFDRAKVAEAAQKYRLDDVAAAGPQLSDSGSA, encoded by the coding sequence TTGGCCCCGCAGAACGACGGCGCCTCCGGCAAGGAGACCCCGGCACGCGTCCGCGTCATCCGTGACGGATTGGCGGCGCACCTGCCCGACATCGACCCGGAGGAGACCGCCGAATGGCTGGACTCCTTCGACGAGGCGCTGGCCAGGGGTGGTCAGCAGCGCGCCCGGTACCTGATGCTGCGCATCCTCGAGCGGGCCAGGGAACGCCACGTCGGCGTCCCGGCGCTGACGTCGACGGACTATGTCAACACCATCCCCACCGAGAACGAACCCTGGTTCCCCGGTGACGAGGAGATCGAGCGCCGCTACCGCGCCTACATCCGGTGGAACGCCGCGATCATGGTGCACCGCGCGCAGCGTCCCGGCGTCGGCGTCGGCGGGCACATCTCGACCTACGGCTCGTCCGCGGCGCTGTACGAAGTGGGCTTCAACCACTTCTTCCGCGGCAAGGACCACTCGGGCGGCGGCGACCAGATCTTCATCCAGGGGCACGCCTCCCCCGGCATCTACGCCCGCGCGTTCCTCGAGGGCAGGCTGACCGAGAACCAGCTGGACGGCTTCCGCCAGGAGTTCTCGCACGCCGGCGAGGGCGGCGGCCTGCCGTCGTACCCGCACCCGCGGCTGATGCCGGAGTTCTGGGAGAACCCGACCGTGTCCATGGGCCTCGGCCCGATGAACGCGATCTACCAGGCGCGGTTCAACCGCTACCTGCGTGACCGCGGCATCAAGGACACCAGCGACCAGCACGTCTGGGCGTTCCTCGGCGACGGCGAGATGGACGAGCCGGAATCGCGCGGCCTCATCCACGTGGCCGCCGGCGAAGGCCTCGACAACCTGACCTTCGTGATCAACTGCAACCTGCAGCGGCTCGACGGCCCGGTGCGCGGCAACGGCAAGATCATCCAGGAGCTGGAGTCGTACTTCCGCGGCGCCGGCTGGAACGTCATCAAGGTCATCTGGGGCCGCGAGTGGGACTCGCTGCTGCACGCCGACCGCGACGGCGCGCTGGTCAACCTGATGAACACCACGCCGGACGGCGACTTCCAGACCTACAAGGCCAACGACGGCGCCTTCGTCCGCGAGCACTTCTTCGGCCGCGACCCGCGGACCAAGGAACTGGTCAAGGACCTCACCGACGCCGACGTCTGGAACCTCAAGCGCGGCGGGCACGACTACCGCAAGGTCTACGCGGCCTACAAGTCGGCGCTGGAGCACCACGGCCAGCCGACGGTGATCCTGGCCCACACCATCAAGGGTTACGGCCTCGGCCCCTCCTTCGAGGGCCGCAACGCCACGCACCAGATGAAGAAGCTCACCCTCGACGACCTCAAGCTGTTCCGGGACGCCCAGCGCATCCCGATCAGCGACGAGGAGCTCGAGCGCGACCCGAAGCTGCCGCCGTACTACCACCCCGGCAAGGAATCGCCGGAGATCGAGTACATGATCGGCCGCCGGAAGGCGCTCGGTGGCTTCCTGCCGGAGCGGCGCCCGAAGGCCTCGAAGGCCCTCGTGCTGCCCGGCGACAAGGTCTACGAAGGCATCCGCAAGGGCTCGGGCAAGCAGGAGGTCGCCACGACGATGGCGTTCGTCCGGCTCGTCCGCGAGCTGGCGAAGGACTCCGAGATCGGCAAGCGGATCGTCCCGATCATCCCGGACGAGGCGCGCACCTTCGGTCTCGACTCGATGTTCCCGACGGCCAAGATCTACAACCCGCACGGCCAGACGTACACGTCGGTCGACGCGAGCCTGATGCTGGCCTACAAGGAGTCCGAAAAGGGCGTCATCCTGCACGAGGGCATCAACGAGGCGGGTTCCACCGCGTCGTTCACCGCCGTCGGCACCTCGTACGCCACGCACGGCGAGCCGATGATCCCGATCTACATCTTCTACTCGATGTTCGGGTTCCAGCGGACCGGTGACGGCCTCTACGCGGCGGCCGACCAGATGGCCCGCGGGTTCGTGCTCGGCGCCACCGCCGGCCGCACCACGCTGACCGGTGAGGGCCTGCAGCACGCCGACGGGCACTCGCTGCTGCTGGCGGCGACCAACCCGGCCGTCGTGGCCTACGACGCGGCGTGGTCGTTCGAAATCGCCCACATCGTGCGGGACGGTCTTCGCCGGATGTACGGCGAGACCGGGCCGGACGGCAACGGCGAGAACATCTTCTACTACATGACGATCTACAACGAGCCCTACCAGCAGCCCGCCGAGCCCGAGAACCTCGACGTCGACGGCCTGCTCAAGGGTCTCTACAAGTACGCCGACGCGCCGTCGGGCGAAGGCCCGGAGGCGCAGATCCTGGTCTCCGGCGTCACCATGCCGGACGCGCTCCGCGCCCAGCAGATGCTGGCCGAGGAGTGGGGCGTACGCGCGGCCGTGTGGTCGGCCACGTCGTGGACCGAGCTGCGGCGCGAGGCCGTCGAAGCCGATCACGACAACCTGCTCCACCCGGGCGACTCCCCGCGTGTGCCGTACATCACGCAGAAGCTGTCCGGCGCGAACGGGCCGGTCGTCGCGGTTTCGGACTGGATGCGCGCCGTGCCGGACCTCATCCGCCCGTGGGTGCCGAACGACATGCTGACACTGGGCACCGACGGGTTCGGGTTCTCCGACACCCGCCCGGCCGCCCGGCGGAAGTTCCTGGTCGACGCCCAATCGATCGTGGTCGGCACGCTGAGCGCGCTCGCCAAGCGCGGCGAGTTCGACCGGGCGAAGGTGGCAGAGGCGGCGCAGAAGTACCGCCTCGACGACGTCGCCGCCGCGGGTCCGCAGTTGTCGGACTCCGGCAGCGCCTAG
- a CDS encoding beta-ketoacyl-ACP synthase III yields the protein MTDRSTLRQAPGAAGTRILGVGSFQPEKIVTNDDLSKIMDTNDQWIRERVGIVERRFAEKDESLVDMAVKAGTAALADAGVDPSEVDTVILPNCTMPTQIPNAAAQVADRIGITHPAAFDLNAACAGFCYGIGVASDLIRAGSAKKALVIGAEKLTDHVDPVDRANAIIFADGAGAAVVGAADTAQIGPVAWGSAGEHVDLIYMRDDKWIYQEGQSVFRWATTQIAPIAMQALELAGLEPSDVDVLIPHQANLRIVEAIAKKLRAKGAREDMVVADDIRYSGNTSSASIPLALDHMRKAGTVKQGDVVLAVGFGAGLSYAGQAFICP from the coding sequence GTGACCGACCGATCCACTTTGCGGCAGGCGCCGGGCGCCGCCGGGACCCGCATCCTCGGTGTCGGGAGCTTCCAGCCCGAGAAGATCGTGACCAACGACGATCTCTCGAAGATCATGGACACCAACGACCAGTGGATCCGCGAGCGGGTGGGCATCGTCGAGCGCCGGTTCGCCGAAAAGGACGAGTCGCTGGTCGACATGGCGGTCAAGGCGGGCACCGCCGCGCTGGCGGACGCCGGCGTGGACCCGTCCGAAGTGGACACGGTCATCCTGCCGAACTGCACGATGCCCACCCAGATCCCGAACGCCGCCGCACAGGTGGCCGACCGGATCGGCATCACGCATCCGGCCGCGTTCGACCTCAACGCCGCCTGCGCCGGGTTCTGTTACGGCATCGGCGTCGCCTCGGACCTGATCCGCGCGGGCAGTGCGAAGAAGGCGCTCGTCATCGGCGCCGAGAAGCTCACCGACCACGTCGACCCGGTCGACCGCGCGAACGCGATCATCTTCGCCGACGGCGCGGGCGCGGCGGTGGTCGGCGCGGCCGACACCGCGCAGATCGGCCCGGTCGCCTGGGGCAGCGCAGGCGAGCACGTCGACCTGATCTACATGCGCGACGACAAGTGGATCTACCAGGAGGGCCAGTCGGTCTTCCGCTGGGCGACCACGCAGATCGCGCCGATCGCCATGCAGGCACTGGAACTCGCCGGGCTCGAACCGTCCGATGTGGACGTGCTCATCCCGCACCAGGCCAACCTGCGTATCGTCGAGGCCATCGCGAAGAAGCTGCGTGCCAAGGGCGCCCGCGAGGACATGGTCGTCGCCGACGACATCAGGTACTCGGGCAACACCTCGTCCGCGTCGATTCCGCTGGCGCTGGACCACATGCGCAAAGCCGGGACCGTCAAACAGGGCGACGTCGTGCTCGCCGTCGGCTTCGGTGCCGGACTCTCCTACGCGGGCCAGGCCTTCATCTGCCCGTGA
- a CDS encoding PucR family transcriptional regulator, with the protein MADATSGRRVPKHHGLSAKTLRRLEHASGRLASASVAVMEERLSWFARLPADQRASVLLITQAGAAGFVDWLRDAKEALSLTTEAFREAPAELSRWVSLRQAVGMVRLAIEVFEEQLPEFAANEAERAALIEGILRYGREIAFAAANSYAAAAEARGAWDARLEALVVDGIVRGDAEEAVLSRAAALGWDPAAPATALVGTPTSDDPPAVVFEVRSRAARVGRPVLLSVQGSRLVVVVAGPTDGSVKDREILTKLSVAFAEGPVVAGPTVPTLAEARHSATEALSGLRAVVGWPGAPRPARSIDLLPERALSGDPEAERLLVEQIARPLEEAGPALLRTVETYLDSGGVLETCARTLFVHPNTVRYRLRKAAELTGRHAAESRDAWVLKVALTVGRLARARGLW; encoded by the coding sequence ATGGCTGATGCGACCTCCGGACGGCGTGTGCCCAAGCACCACGGGCTGTCCGCCAAGACCCTCCGGCGGCTCGAACACGCCTCCGGCCGGCTCGCGAGCGCGAGTGTGGCGGTGATGGAGGAGCGGCTGAGCTGGTTCGCCAGGCTTCCCGCCGACCAGCGCGCGAGCGTCCTGCTGATCACCCAGGCGGGTGCCGCCGGTTTCGTCGATTGGCTCCGCGACGCGAAGGAGGCCCTCTCCCTCACCACCGAAGCCTTCCGCGAAGCACCGGCCGAGCTTTCCCGGTGGGTGAGCCTGCGGCAGGCGGTCGGCATGGTCCGGCTGGCGATCGAGGTGTTCGAGGAGCAGCTGCCGGAGTTCGCCGCGAATGAGGCGGAACGCGCCGCGCTGATCGAGGGGATCCTGCGCTACGGCAGGGAGATCGCGTTCGCCGCCGCCAACTCCTACGCGGCGGCCGCCGAGGCGCGAGGCGCGTGGGACGCGCGGCTGGAGGCGCTGGTCGTCGACGGCATCGTCCGCGGTGACGCCGAGGAGGCGGTGCTCTCCCGCGCCGCCGCGCTCGGCTGGGATCCGGCCGCGCCCGCCACCGCGCTGGTCGGCACCCCGACGTCGGACGACCCGCCCGCCGTCGTGTTCGAAGTGCGCAGCCGCGCCGCGCGGGTCGGGCGTCCGGTGCTGCTCTCGGTGCAGGGCTCCCGCCTGGTCGTGGTCGTCGCCGGGCCCACCGACGGCAGCGTCAAGGACCGCGAGATCCTCACCAAGCTTTCGGTCGCCTTCGCCGAGGGCCCGGTCGTCGCCGGGCCGACGGTGCCCACGCTCGCCGAAGCGCGCCACAGTGCGACAGAGGCGCTTTCCGGCCTTCGTGCCGTCGTCGGCTGGCCCGGCGCGCCGCGGCCCGCGAGATCGATCGACCTGCTGCCGGAACGCGCGTTGTCCGGCGACCCCGAGGCCGAACGCCTGCTCGTCGAGCAGATCGCGCGACCGCTGGAGGAAGCGGGCCCGGCACTGCTGCGGACGGTGGAGACCTACCTCGACAGCGGCGGCGTCCTGGAGACCTGCGCGCGAACGCTGTTCGTGCATCCGAACACCGTCCGGTACCGGCTGCGGAAGGCGGCCGAACTCACCGGCCGCCACGCCGCCGAATCGCGTGACGCCTGGGTGCTGAAGGTGGCGCTGACGGTCGGGCGGCTGGCCCGTGCCCGCGGACTCTGGTGA